A genomic segment from Amygdalobacter nucleatus encodes:
- a CDS encoding extracellular solute-binding protein, which translates to MKCLTTRRNLALISAASLMLTALSACSSKQVPDSKTNNTLVQTTSASQATSSEAKPAGKTVTLNFWHHYSAQSKENETLMNVLIPEFEKENPGYKINAVSHDWAGLHDKLLISASSKTLPDVARLDIAWVPELQKLNVLAPIDKEQVDFKQVKDSLLESAISTGKIKDNYYALTLNTNTKILFYNVEALEKAQVKAPATMAELVTAAAKLSGKNANGQQVWALNEPALSGWNVLPWIWSNGGDICDANNTKASGILNGPATVKAVQMLKDLYANKQFTGFNSGDIPMTDGFGTGRYLMLLEGPWKTAELKGAYPDFKYATCPIPKGEKGSVSVLGGEDIAMFNTANKEGAWKFMKFMTSEFAQTEMAKCGQIPVNNKVLASDVVKQADYAPFLEALKTAKARPQVATWTEIDNALQSTMTAIIKDGQDVQSSLDQLAKQVDELLAK; encoded by the coding sequence ATGAAATGTCTAACCACAAGAAGAAATCTAGCACTGATTAGTGCAGCAAGCCTCATGTTGACGGCATTAAGTGCTTGCAGCTCTAAACAAGTGCCAGACAGCAAAACTAATAATACGCTAGTTCAGACAACTAGTGCAAGTCAGGCAACGAGTTCTGAAGCTAAACCAGCTGGAAAGACTGTTACCTTAAATTTTTGGCACCATTACAGTGCGCAATCTAAAGAGAACGAAACATTGATGAATGTCTTGATTCCTGAATTTGAGAAAGAAAATCCAGGTTACAAGATAAATGCAGTTTCACATGACTGGGCAGGCTTGCATGATAAATTGTTAATTAGTGCAAGTTCAAAGACTCTACCAGACGTGGCTCGCCTAGATATAGCGTGGGTACCTGAATTACAAAAGCTTAATGTTTTAGCTCCTATTGACAAAGAACAAGTTGATTTCAAGCAAGTAAAGGATAGTTTGTTAGAAAGTGCTATAAGCACAGGCAAAATTAAAGATAATTACTATGCTTTAACGTTGAACACCAATACAAAGATTTTGTTTTACAACGTTGAGGCTTTAGAAAAAGCTCAGGTTAAGGCACCTGCAACTATGGCCGAACTAGTTACAGCAGCAGCTAAATTATCTGGTAAAAACGCAAACGGTCAACAAGTTTGGGCTTTGAATGAACCAGCATTATCTGGATGGAACGTTTTACCTTGGATTTGGAGCAATGGCGGTGATATTTGCGATGCAAATAATACTAAGGCTAGCGGCATATTGAATGGACCAGCTACTGTAAAGGCTGTGCAAATGCTCAAGGACCTTTATGCTAACAAACAATTTACTGGTTTCAATAGCGGTGATATTCCTATGACTGATGGATTTGGTACAGGTCGTTATCTAATGTTATTGGAAGGACCATGGAAAACAGCTGAATTAAAGGGAGCATATCCGGATTTTAAGTATGCTACATGTCCAATTCCTAAGGGCGAAAAAGGATCCGTTTCTGTATTAGGCGGTGAAGATATTGCCATGTTCAATACTGCTAATAAAGAGGGTGCTTGGAAGTTTATGAAATTTATGACTAGCGAATTTGCGCAAACCGAGATGGCTAAATGCGGCCAAATTCCTGTAAATAATAAAGTTCTTGCCAGTGACGTAGTTAAACAAGCTGATTATGCACCATTCTTAGAGGCTCTAAAAACAGCTAAAGCACGTCCACAAGTTGCAACATGGACAGAAATTGATAATGCTTTGCAGAGTACAATGACAGCCATTATTAAAGATGGACAAGATGTACAGAGCAGCCTTGATCAATTAGCTAAGCAGGTAGATGAATTATTAGCTAAGTAA
- a CDS encoding alpha amylase N-terminal ig-like domain-containing protein encodes MNLAAIFHKATDSYIYPLDREKICLRLFTSQDISRVELFYWERSNGDPTQVKRKVMTNYLNDKEHKCFQANIQFAPLASYLRYCFMVSSSDETVYFSANGFVNCFDLALVTESKNYFEFLWPNSLDFVNYSVPSWASEQVYYQIFPERFYNGNSQLSPKTVVKWGSKPSRSNFMGGDLVGIDSKLDYISNLGCTCLYLTPIFKAFSNHKYDTIDYFTIDPEFGTQADFRRLVEHAHELGIKIILDAVFNHCGYEFPYFQDVLKNGAASPYANWFTAYTYPLTSEPLNYDCVGHYKYMPKFNHANLDVQNYLIRVALYWCREFKIDGWRFDVADELPITFIDKLSQALKAENAELLLLGETWSDATELLSGKRLDSAMNYVFRDAVTAWLAKRTLTAVEFDERINKMLMLYPYEICLRMYNLIDSHDTERFLYQSDNNVTCLRLAVFLQMTLPGCPAIFYGDELEVSGANDPDCRQAMPWQRYEKENVTFNWYKQLISLYKNNLALMRGDFKTVYCSEEANCYAFLRSYADEALLCLINASEQSSKFKLELDNYKQTRPILTADAETGEIRVTSLAEEAVTDVKTGVLLCEMPANSVKVISLER; translated from the coding sequence ATGAATCTAGCAGCAATTTTTCATAAAGCGACTGATAGCTATATTTATCCACTTGATCGTGAGAAAATCTGTTTACGGCTGTTTACCAGCCAAGATATTAGTCGAGTAGAATTATTTTATTGGGAACGTTCTAACGGTGACCCGACACAAGTTAAACGCAAAGTCATGACGAATTATTTGAATGATAAAGAGCATAAATGCTTTCAAGCAAATATCCAATTTGCGCCGTTAGCAAGTTACTTACGCTATTGTTTCATGGTTTCTAGCTCTGATGAAACGGTATACTTTTCAGCCAATGGCTTTGTAAATTGCTTTGATTTAGCTCTTGTTACGGAAAGTAAGAATTATTTTGAATTTTTATGGCCTAACAGTTTGGACTTTGTCAACTATTCTGTGCCAAGCTGGGCTAGCGAACAGGTTTATTATCAAATCTTTCCCGAACGTTTTTATAATGGTAATTCGCAGCTTTCACCTAAGACGGTTGTGAAATGGGGATCTAAACCAAGCCGCAGTAATTTCATGGGTGGCGATTTAGTTGGTATCGATAGCAAATTAGACTATATTAGCAATCTAGGTTGTACTTGCCTTTATTTAACCCCGATTTTTAAGGCTTTTTCTAATCACAAATACGATACGATAGACTATTTCACGATAGATCCTGAGTTCGGTACGCAGGCTGATTTTAGAAGATTGGTTGAACATGCGCATGAGCTTGGAATCAAAATAATATTGGATGCTGTATTTAACCATTGCGGTTATGAATTTCCTTATTTTCAGGATGTCCTGAAAAATGGTGCTGCTTCACCTTATGCCAACTGGTTTACAGCTTATACTTATCCTTTGACTAGCGAGCCACTTAATTATGACTGTGTTGGTCATTATAAATATATGCCTAAATTCAATCATGCTAATTTAGACGTGCAGAATTATTTGATTAGGGTTGCGTTGTATTGGTGCCGTGAATTTAAAATTGACGGTTGGCGCTTCGATGTTGCAGATGAGCTACCAATTACTTTTATCGATAAGTTGAGCCAAGCTCTGAAAGCGGAAAATGCTGAACTACTTTTGTTAGGCGAAACATGGAGTGATGCAACAGAACTATTATCCGGTAAACGCCTAGATAGCGCTATGAATTATGTGTTCCGCGATGCCGTTACAGCATGGTTGGCTAAACGTACACTTACAGCAGTAGAATTTGATGAGCGAATTAATAAGATGCTGATGCTATATCCGTATGAAATTTGTTTGCGCATGTACAATTTAATTGATAGTCATGATACTGAACGCTTCCTTTATCAGTCTGACAACAATGTGACTTGTTTACGTTTAGCAGTTTTTCTACAGATGACTTTGCCAGGTTGCCCAGCTATTTTTTATGGAGATGAGCTAGAAGTATCTGGTGCTAATGATCCTGATTGCCGCCAAGCTATGCCGTGGCAGAGATATGAAAAAGAAAATGTAACTTTTAATTGGTATAAACAATTGATTAGTTTATACAAAAATAATCTTGCTTTAATGCGAGGCGATTTCAAAACCGTTTATTGTTCGGAAGAAGCTAATTGTTATGCCTTTTTGCGTTCGTATGCTGATGAAGCTCTTTTGTGTTTGATTAATGCTAGCGAACAGAGTAGCAAATTTAAGCTAGAACTAGACAATTATAAGCAAACAAGGCCGATTTTAACCGCTGATGCTGAAACTGGTGAGATTAGAGTAACAAGCCTTGCAGAAGAAGCGGTAACTGATGTGAAAACAGGTGTTTTACTTTGTGAAATGCCGGCAAATAGTGTGAAAGTAATAAGTTTAGAAAGGTAG
- a CDS encoding LacI family DNA-binding transcriptional regulator, with amino-acid sequence MSASIRDVAKLAKVSPSTVSRVLNHSAQISAETIKAVEAAVIKLNYVPNEFARTFATGKVKIIALAIDSTKLESYANNFFNATIFGIERTAHAKQHNLLIINCTDSSEDMENLERLILGKKIAGLILPEALISRNLANKLAQYAFPYVVLGSNDTEYTKQINWVDINNVQAGAYAVRHLYQQGYTRLAFISNCDKEFFNQARLKGFSEECIRHGIRAERNYIKQSVNTLRDARQVLSAWLGSSTRPDAIVCSSDKLAITTLRMAKSLGLLVPRDLGVFCYDNTELTQFYEPAVSCLEIDTYDLGVKAAELLFKQLAKAKSKAKGESKIEHILLDSAVCPRLSTQKIK; translated from the coding sequence ATGTCTGCAAGCATTAGAGATGTAGCTAAATTAGCCAAAGTTTCGCCTTCAACAGTTTCAAGGGTGCTGAATCACAGCGCTCAAATTTCTGCAGAAACTATCAAAGCAGTAGAAGCAGCTGTGATAAAACTTAATTATGTACCTAATGAATTTGCACGTACTTTTGCTACTGGCAAGGTCAAGATAATAGCTTTAGCTATAGATTCAACTAAGTTGGAAAGTTATGCTAACAATTTCTTCAATGCTACAATTTTTGGCATTGAGCGGACAGCACACGCGAAGCAACACAATTTATTGATTATTAATTGTACAGATTCAAGTGAAGATATGGAAAATCTTGAACGATTAATTTTAGGCAAAAAAATCGCCGGCCTAATTTTGCCAGAGGCTTTAATTAGCCGGAATTTGGCTAACAAACTGGCGCAATATGCTTTCCCTTACGTTGTGCTTGGTAGTAATGATACTGAGTATACTAAGCAAATTAACTGGGTTGATATTAATAACGTTCAAGCTGGAGCTTATGCAGTTCGCCATCTTTACCAACAAGGTTATACACGTTTAGCCTTTATCAGCAATTGTGACAAGGAGTTTTTTAATCAGGCTCGTCTAAAAGGCTTTAGTGAGGAATGTATCCGTCATGGAATTAGGGCAGAGCGGAATTATATTAAGCAGTCGGTCAATACGTTAAGAGATGCAAGACAAGTATTAAGTGCTTGGTTGGGCTCAAGTACGAGACCAGATGCAATTGTTTGCAGTTCTGATAAGTTGGCTATTACTACGTTACGAATGGCCAAAAGCTTAGGCTTGCTTGTGCCTAGGGATTTGGGCGTTTTTTGCTATGACAATACAGAATTAACCCAATTTTATGAGCCAGCAGTTAGCTGCCTAGAGATTGATACATACGACTTAGGAGTTAAGGCAGCGGAATTGTTGTTTAAGCAACTTGCTAAAGCCAAATCTAAGGCTAAGGGCGAGAGCAAGATAGAACATATTCTATTAGATAGTGCAGTTTGTCCACGTTTATCGACACAGAAAATAAAATAA
- a CDS encoding DNA gyrase subunit A, translating into MPYAMSVIISRAIPEIDGFKPAHRKLLYTMYKSGLLTGPRSKSANVVGATMKLNPHGDQAIYDTLVRLTRGNESLLHPYIDSKGNMGKQYSKDMQSAAPRYTEVKLDPIAALLFRGIDEDMVDFVPNYDGTMQEPTLLPAAFPSVLVNANQGIAVGMASNICSFNLKEVCEATIAYIDDPTCDLLTYMPAPDFASGANLIYDQAKMREIYNSGRGSFKLRATYTINKAENCIEIRKIPYTSTIEGIIDKLAELVKTNKIKEIVDVRDETDINGLCITIDYKKSADPEQLMQKLFSLSELENTFPCNFNLLINGRPVVLGIRGIISEWLVFRRNCVKRSLLYKEAKLKDKLHLLAALAEVLLDVDKAIKIIKNTELDSEVVPNLAAAFRIDQAQAEYVAEIKLRQLNKEHLLKRLAEKDKLQAELADIAATLASTTKLDHLIAQELKEIAKTYGKERKTKLISADSVVTVKESDFIADFNLKAFLTRDGYLKKIALTSLRSTAELKLKDNDAIIGMMEGSNKQEVLLFSSLGNLYKLKLADLNDDKPSDWGTYLPNLLDLASDEKIVGLVITSDYQGEIAVAYADGRVSRADLSNYETKQNRKKLVKAVSSHSPVVAVYYLTDEMLNDPATSDFIMISDQQRAILFNINLVNKKTTRSNRGDQVLKLKKQAKVISFLPLSSMSDPSEWQRHRSLKLCTTGITLKSADLGERQVTLFK; encoded by the coding sequence ATGCCGTATGCCATGAGCGTAATTATTTCACGTGCAATTCCAGAAATTGACGGCTTCAAGCCCGCTCACCGTAAATTACTATATACGATGTATAAAAGTGGTCTATTGACTGGCCCAAGAAGTAAATCAGCCAATGTTGTCGGTGCTACAATGAAGTTAAATCCGCACGGCGATCAGGCAATTTACGATACATTGGTGCGTTTAACTAGAGGCAATGAAAGCTTGCTACACCCTTATATTGATTCTAAGGGTAACATGGGTAAGCAGTATTCCAAAGATATGCAATCTGCTGCTCCTCGTTATACAGAAGTTAAGTTAGACCCAATTGCTGCATTGCTATTTCGCGGAATTGATGAAGATATGGTCGATTTTGTGCCAAACTATGATGGCACGATGCAGGAACCAACTTTATTGCCTGCCGCTTTCCCAAGTGTGCTTGTGAATGCAAATCAGGGTATAGCTGTCGGTATGGCTAGCAATATCTGCTCGTTTAACTTGAAGGAAGTTTGTGAAGCTACTATTGCTTATATCGATGATCCAACATGTGATCTGTTGACTTATATGCCAGCGCCTGACTTTGCCTCTGGTGCTAATTTAATTTATGACCAAGCTAAAATGCGTGAAATTTACAATAGTGGTCGTGGTAGCTTTAAATTGCGAGCAACTTATACGATCAATAAAGCTGAAAATTGCATTGAAATTCGCAAGATACCATATACATCAACAATTGAGGGCATTATCGATAAGCTAGCTGAGCTTGTTAAGACGAATAAAATTAAAGAAATTGTCGATGTGCGTGATGAAACGGACATTAATGGTCTTTGCATTACGATTGATTACAAAAAGAGTGCTGATCCTGAGCAACTTATGCAGAAATTATTCAGCTTAAGTGAATTGGAAAATACATTCCCGTGCAATTTCAATTTGCTGATTAATGGCCGACCAGTTGTCTTAGGCATTCGCGGGATTATTTCTGAGTGGCTGGTTTTCCGCAGAAATTGTGTGAAACGTAGCCTTTTGTACAAAGAAGCTAAGTTAAAAGACAAATTGCACTTATTAGCTGCTTTGGCTGAAGTTTTGTTAGATGTCGACAAAGCCATTAAGATCATTAAAAATACGGAATTAGATAGTGAAGTTGTGCCAAATTTGGCAGCGGCCTTCAGGATTGATCAAGCGCAAGCTGAGTATGTGGCTGAGATTAAACTTAGACAATTAAACAAGGAGCATTTGCTTAAGCGCTTGGCAGAAAAAGATAAATTGCAGGCTGAATTAGCCGATATAGCAGCTACTTTAGCTTCGACGACGAAATTAGATCATTTGATTGCGCAAGAATTAAAAGAAATTGCCAAAACTTACGGTAAAGAGCGCAAAACCAAGTTAATTTCAGCCGATTCTGTTGTGACAGTGAAAGAGAGCGACTTCATTGCTGATTTCAATTTGAAAGCTTTCTTAACTCGTGACGGTTACCTGAAGAAGATAGCTTTAACATCTTTGAGAAGTACGGCTGAATTAAAGCTGAAGGATAATGATGCCATCATTGGCATGATGGAAGGTAGCAACAAGCAGGAAGTTTTGTTGTTCAGCTCTTTAGGCAATTTATATAAGCTGAAATTAGCCGATTTGAATGATGACAAACCTTCAGACTGGGGTACGTATCTGCCAAATTTGCTTGATTTAGCCAGTGATGAAAAAATTGTCGGCTTGGTTATCACGAGTGATTATCAGGGCGAAATAGCCGTTGCCTATGCTGATGGACGTGTCAGCCGGGCTGATTTGAGCAACTATGAAACTAAACAGAATCGTAAAAAGCTCGTTAAAGCTGTAAGCAGTCACAGTCCTGTTGTGGCAGTTTATTATTTAACAGACGAAATGTTAAATGATCCTGCAACAAGTGACTTTATCATGATTAGCGATCAGCAGAGAGCTATTTTGTTTAACATCAATTTGGTCAACAAAAAAACAACTAGAAGCAATCGCGGCGATCAGGTGCTTAAATTGAAAAAGCAGGCCAAGGTGATCAGCTTCTTGCCATTAAGTTCAATGAGTGATCCTAGTGAGTGGCAACGGCATAGAAGCTTAAAGTTATGTACGACAGGCATTACGCTGAAGAGTGCTGACTTAGGCGAGAGGCAAGTGACGTTATTTAAGTAG